CGCCCCGGATCCAGCCGCCCGGCCCAGGCCCGGGCGATGTTGGCCTGGAACAGCTCCCCCGCCCCGATGCGGGCGACCACGTCGGCCACCGCCGCCTCATAGGCCGCGCCCGAGCCCTCCTCGTCCGCGCGGACCGAGGGCGGCGAGGGACTCCCGGCCGAGACCGCCTCGTCCAGCCAGGCCGCCGCCCGCTCGGCCTGGAAGCGCGCCGCCTCGGCGTCCGCTCCCCGCCCGATCGCTCGCACGCGCCGCGCGCGATGGTCGAACGCCAGCAGGGCCGGGTAGCGGGCCAGCATCAGGTCGGGCCAGCCGCCGCCCCGCTCGCCCGTCGCCGGCCGCGCTCCGGCGTCATAGCTCATCAGGCCGACGACCCCGCCGCCCGCATAGGCCGGATCGCGCAACAGGGCGAAGGGCGCCGCGTCATCCGCCCGGCCGACGAAGACCCGATCCGGCTCGCAGGCCACGAAGGACCAGCGCCCGCCGTGCGCCGTCGGATCGCCCGCCCCGGCCAGCAGGGCCAGGGCCCCCTCGCGCCGGTTCAGCCCGGCCGCCATCGCCAGGGGCTCGCGCCAGGGATGCGTCTCGACGTGGATGACCGGAAGGGCCGAAAGGCGGTCGCTCATGACCGCCTTTCATAGACTGTTCGGCGGCTGGCGCCAGCCGCGCCTAGCGGACGGCGACGAGGGCCGACATGGCGTCCAGATAGGCGAGGAAGGCGTCGCGGCCGCCCTCGGTCATGCTGGCCCGGGTCAGGGGCTTGCGGCCCTGGAAGGTCTTGGACACGGCGACGAAGCCCGCCTCCTCCAGCTTGCGCAGATGCACCGACAGATTGCCGTCCGTGGTCTGCAGTCGGGCCTTCAGCTCGTTGAAGTCGGCGCTGTCCACCCCCGACAGATAGGCCATGATCCCCAGCCGCACCCGGCCGTGGATGACCTCGTCGATGCGGCCGATGTCGAAGGTTTCGCCTTGCGAGGTCCCGGCCATGCTCAGATCACCTCGGCCGGTTCCTGGCGCACCAGGACCAGGCCGGGAACCAGGGCGAACAGGACCAGGCCCGCCGCATAGCCCAGCCACATCAAGGGGCTCCCGGTCAGGAAGGCGATCAGCGGAGCGGCGATCCAGCTGCCAACCGCCAGGCGCCACTGCCACCTCTGGCCGCTCATGGTCGCCGAGACCGCCCAGCCCGCGCCGTAGAGGGCGAAGATCAGCGACGGGAAGATCAGGAAGACGTCGCCCCGGCGCGTCGTCCAGGCGATGACGACCATCGACAGGAACAGGACGAAGGTCGCCAGCCCCACCCCCATCCAGCCGGCCCCGCCCGCCCGGTTGACCAGGGAATGGGCGCCGGGCTTGGTCTTGTCCTTCCGGATGCAGACCATCAAGGCGGCGAAGAAGACGGCCATCGCCACGCCCCACAGGACGACGAAGCCCCAGCCGCCGATCATCACCACCCCCGCGGCGGCCGCGTAGTGAACCAGGGCGGCCAAGCCGAACACCAGGCCGGCGGCGACCAGGATGCGCCCGCCCAGCAGCGGCGCGCGCCGCCCTTCCTGGGCCAGGGCCTTCATATAGGCGATGTCGTCGTGAACGGATTGAACCTGGTCGCGGGTCATGGCGTCTCTCCCTGCCTGTTGGGGAGAAGATGATCCAAGAACTTTATGTTGTAAAGTTCTTTCTCAAAGACGCCCGCGACGCCCCTCCCTCCCCGCGACGGGGAGGGAGGGGCGTCGCGTTTGCGCTCAAGCAGCGCGCGACCGCGCCCTCTTCTTACCGGAACGGCGGCTCGTCAAAGGCGCGCAGCTTGCGCGAGTGCAACCGCGTGCCCTCGGCGCGCAGCAGCTCCACGGCCTGGATGCCGATCTGCAGGTGCTCGGAGATCGAGCCCTCGTAGAAGCGGTTGGCCTGGCCCGGCAGCTTGATCTCGCCGTGCAGCGGCTTGTCCGACACGCACAGCAGCGTCCCGTAGGGCACGCGGAAGCGATAGCCCTGGGCGGCGATGGTGGCGCTTTCCATGTCGATGGCGACGGCGCGGCTCTGGTTGAAGCGCAGGGCCGATTTGGAATAGCGCAGCTCCCAGTTGCGGTCGTCGGTGGTGACGACGGTGCCGGTGCGCAGGCGCTTCTTGACCTCTTCGCCCGGCGCGCCCGAGACCAGCTTGGTCGCATCGTAAAGGGCGCGCTGCACCTCGGCGATGTTGGGGATCGGAATGTCGGCGGGCAGGACGGCGTCCAGCACGTGGTCGTCGCGCAGATAGGCGTGGGCCAGGACGTAGTCGCCGATGGTCTGGCTGCCGCGCAGGCCGCCGCAGTGGCCGATCATCATCCAGGCGTGCGGACGCATGACCGCCAGGTGGTCGCAGATGGTCTTGGCGTTGGACGGGCCGACGCCGATGTTGACCAGGGTGATGCCCTGCCCATCCGGCCGCGTCAGGTGATAGGCGGGCATCTGATGCTTGCGCCAGGCGGCGTCCATGATGGCCGCCTCGGGGTCGTCGGTGGCGCGCGTCACCGCCACGCCCCCGGCGCAGGACAGGCTCTCATAGGGGCTGTCGGGATCGGCGATCTGGGCCGTGGCCCAGCGCACGAACTCGTCGACGTAGCGGTTGTAGTTGGTGAAGAGGATGAAGCTCTGCACGTCCTCGACCGGGGTGCCGGTGTAGTGCCGCAGCCGCGCCAGGGAGAAGTCGGTGCGCAGGGCGTCGAACTGGGCCAGGGGATGTTCCTCGCCCGGCTCCCACAGGCCGTCGGAGACCTCGTCGCCGATGTGGGCCAGTTCTGTGGTCGGGAACCAGCGGGCGATGGCCGCCGTCATGGTGCGGTCCAGCACCACGTCCGAGCCGTCCAGCACATAGGGGAAGGGGATTTCCTGGTCCGACGGCTCGACCGCGAACTCGGCGCCGTATTCGGCGGCCAGCAGGGTCAGCTGGTCCAGCAGATAGGTGCGGAACAGGTCGGGCCGGGTGATGGTCGTGGAATAGACGCCGGGCCAGGACAGGCGGCCGTAGGCGCGGGTCTCGAGGTTCTGCGGACGCTCGCCGTGCCAGGTCACCGTCAGGCGGGGATAGGCGAACAGGCCCGCCGCCCGGGCCTCGGGTTCGGCGCGCTCGCCGGTCGCCAGGAAGACCTTCACGGCCTGGCGCAGGTTGGCGACGGATTGGTTGTAGAGGGTTTCGAGGCGGTCCAGCGCCGCCTGGGGGGTCATCTTGTCTGTCATGGCTTCCTCTAGCGGAAAACCGTCACCTTGGCGAGACGGGGGAAACACGCCGATACGACAGTTGACCGGACGCCCCGCCGCGCGCTTCCTCGTCCGGCTGGAGGATTCCCATGGTTCGACATCTGTTTCCGCTCGCCGTCGCGGCCGCCCTGCTGGCCGGGATCGCGCCCGCCTCGGCCGAGGTGAAGTCGGCCGCGCCGCACGGCTTCGAGGTCGGCGGGACGGTCGCCATCGCCGCCCCGCCCGCCCGCGTCTGGGCCGTGCTGACCGCGCCCGACGCCTGGTGGAGCCGCGACCACCGCTGGTTCAAGGGCTCGACCCTGTCGCTGGACCTGTCGCCCGGCGGCTGCTGGTGCGAGCGGGCGGCGGACGGCCGCGTCTCGCGCCACCTGGAGACGGCCCTGGTCGAGCCGGGCACGAAACTGGTGTTGCAGGGCGGCCTCGGCCCGCTGCAGGGCCAGGGGGCGGCGGGCGGCCTGTCCTTCACCCTGAAGCCCGAGGGCGAGGGCGCGACCCTGACCTGGACCTATGTGGTCGGCGGCTATGCGAGCGGCGGGCTCGAGGCCTGGGCCGCCCCGGTCGACGGCGTGCTGTCGGCCCAGCTGGCCAATCTGAAGACCCGGGCCGAGGCCGGGGACTGAGGCCCTACCCCAGCGCCCCGCGCAGGAAGGCGACCGCTCCGGCCATGTCCCCCGCCGCCCCGCGCCAGGTCGCCGCCGCGTCCTTGGCCCCGCCATAGGCCGAGGGATCGGTGAAGGTCGCGTCCGGCCGTTCGGGCGCGCCCAGGGCCGCCGCCGCGCGCACGGCGCCGGGCGCTCCGGCCGCCGCCAGATAGCGCCGGTCCAGCGCCAGCATCAGGGCCGCGCGCCCGCCCTCGCCCTGGCCCAGCACGCCGATGCGCCGCGCGTCGCCGCCGAGATCCTCGGCCCGCCGCCCCGCCCAGGCGACGGCCGCCGCCGTATCGGCGATGAAGGCGGGATAGGGGCTGCCCGGCGCCGCCCGCCGGTCGGCCAGGATCACGACGAAACCGCCCTCGGCCAGGTCGCGCGCCGCCCGCTCTTCCGCCGCATCGGGCGCGCCATGAGGCAGCAGGACCAGGATCGGGAGGCGGTGCGCCCGCGCCGGGCGATGGAGGCTGAGCGACTGACGCGGATCCGCTCCATAGGCCGCGCGCGCCGTGCGCCAGCCGGGCGGCCCCAGCGGCGCGGGCGTCACCCCCGGCCCCGCCAGCGGGGCGCAGGCGGCCGCCGCCGCGGTCGCCAGCAGCGGCGCCAGAAGCCCTCGTCGCGTCATGCTCGCCCCTTCGCCCCTTGCCCTCAGTTCAAGCTCCCTTCCCCCTCGATGGGGGAAGGGCCGGGGATGGGGGTGCGCGCGAGAGATCGTCAGGCTGAAACGCAGGAGACGCGACGGCGTCTCCGCAGGCCAAAGCCGAAGCCGCCAGCCCTCACCCCCACCCAACCCTCCCCCATCGAGGGGGAGGGTTCCGGCCTTTTACCTGGCCAGATGCTTGTCCAGCCAGCCGAACACCTCATTGTGCCATTGCAGGCTGTTGGCCGGCTTCAGCACCCAGTGGTTCTCATTGGGGAAGAAGACCAGGCGGCTGTCGATGCCGCGCCGCTGCAGGGCGGTGAAGGTCGACAGGCTCTGCGCGGTGGGGATGCGGAAGTCGAGGTCGCCCTGGATCACCAGCATGGGATCGCGCCAGTTCTGCACGTGGTTGGCCGGGTTGAACTTCTGATAGCCCTCCGGGTTTTCCCACGGCGTGCCGCCGTATTCCCACTCGGTGAACCACAGCTCCTCGGTCGAATAGCCCATGCCGAAGGTGTCGAAGACGCCGTCGTGGTTGACCAGGCATTTGAACTCGCCCGTCCAGTTGCCGGCGATCCAGTTGATCATGTAGCCGCCGTAGGAGGCGCCCAGGGCGCAGGCGTTGTCGCCGTCCAGGAAGTCATACTTCGACTGGGCGAAGGCCCAGCCCTTCTGCAGGTCTTCCAGCGGGCGGTCGCCCCAGTGCTGGCTGATGGAATCGGTGAAGTCCTGGCCGTAGCCGGTCGAGCCGTGGAAATCGATCATCACCACCGCATAGCCCGCGCCCGCATAGGTCTCGGGGTTCCAGCGATAGGACCAGGAGTTGCCGAACGAGCCCTGCGGCCCGCCGTGGATCAGGAAGGCGACCGGATACTTCTGACCCTCGACATAGTTCGCCGGCTTGATGACGTAGCCGTGCACCGTCTCGTCGTTCCAGCCGGAGAAGCTGAACTGCTCGAACTGGCCGAAGGCCTTGTTCGCCAGCTGCGGGTTCACATTGGTCAGGCGACGCGGCATCTCGCGGCCGCGCCAGGTCTTGAAGTAGAGGTCGGCGGGCGAGGTCAGGGTGTCCAGGGCATAGACGAAGCCCGCGGGCGTCTGGGCGAAGGCGCCGACGTGGCCTTCGCCGGTCAGCGGCATGACCACGCCGTTGCGCGCATCGATGGCGAACAGCCTGGTCTGGCCGACGTCGCCGGCGGTGACGTACAGGGTCTTGCCGTCCTTGGACCACTGCAGGCTGTCGGCCGAGCGATCCCAGTTGGCCGCGATCTGGCGCGTCTGGCCGGTGGCTGTGTCGCGCAGGAAGATCGAATACTTGTCCGCCTCGAAGCCCGGACGGGCCATGGCGCGGTAGGCCAGGGTCTGGCCGTCGGGCGAGAAGACCGGGCCGGTGTCCCAGGCCGGGTTGGCCTCGGTCAGATTGGTCAGTTGGCCCGGCGCGTCGACCGCCACCTGATAGAGGTCGAAGTTCGTGCTCCACGGCTCGCTGTTCCCGGCCTGGCGGGCCGAGAAGACCAGCGACCGGCCATCAGGGGCGAAGGTGAACTCGCTCTCATCGCCGAACGGCTTGGAGGGGGTGTCGCCGTCAAAGCCCTTCGTCACCCAGACGGGATCGCCGCCCGCCTTGCCGTCGGCGCCGATCGCCTGGACGAAGAGGTGGTTCTGGGTGTGGTCGTTCCACGCATCCCAATGGCGCACGAACATGCGGTCATAGACCTGGCCGGTCGACTTCTTCTCGCCCTCGACCTTGCCGCGCGCCACCGAGGCGTTCAGGTCGGCGGCGTCCGGATAGACGGCCAGCGACACGGCCACCGCGTCGCCCGCGGCGTTGACGCGATAGGCGTTGACGTCGGTCGGCAGGGCCGTGACCTGCGTCGCCGTCGCGCCCTTGTCGGCCGAGACCCAGACCTGGCTCGACCCCGAACGGCTCGACAGGAAATACAGCTTGCCGTCGGCGCCCCAGCGGGCGGTGTTGGCGCCGCCTTCGGAGATGGCCAGCTTCTGCGCCTCGCCCTCGCCCTTCAGGCTCAGGAGGTAGAGGGCGCTGGAGCGACGGTTGGCCGCCACGTCGGTCTGGGTCAGGGCATAGACCACCCACTCCCCGTCCGGCGACGCCTGGGGATCGCCCAGCCGGTTGGCCGAGATCATGTCCTGATAGGTGAAGGCCGGACGCGCCGTCTGACGCGCATCCGGGCGCGCGGCCTGCGTCGCCGCCGCCGGAGCGGCGGGCGCCTCGGCCAGGGCCGGCAAGGCCGTGGCGGTCAGCAGGGCGACGGCGCTGAGGCCGGACAGGAGATGGGGCAGGCGGCGCATTCAGGCGCTCCTCGTGGGATTTCGATCAGGCCGAAGGCCTAACATCGCCGCGCGCCGCCCGCAAAGTCTCCGTTGGACGTCGCCGTGCAGTTCCGCCGCCGCCGCCTCGCCAAGCCGCTTGCCCGATCCCGCCGCCTCGGCGACAAGCAGGCGATGACTTCGTCTCCCCACATCGTGGACACGCTGATCGCCGAGCGCGCGCCCCGGCTGACGGGATCGGTCGCCTGGCCCCTGGCCCGGCCCGCTCTCTACGGCCTGCTCGACTACGCCAAGGCGCGGCGCATGGCCGACGCCATCGGCCCCATGGCCGGACGCCAGGCGCTGGACCATGTCTCCGACCTGCTGGAGCTGGCGGTGCGGACCCAGGCGCTGGAGCGGCTGCCCGTCTCGGGCCGCTGCCTGGTCATCTGCAACCACCCGACCGGCATCGCCGACGGCCTGGCGGTCCACGACGCCCTGCGCACGGTGCGCGACGACCTGATCTACTTCGCCAACGCCGACGCCCTCCGGGTCTCGCCCCGCCTGTCGGAGACCGTCATTCCCGTCGAATGGGTCACGGCCAAACGCACGCGCGAGAAGACCCGCGCCACCCTTCAGGCCGCCAAGGAGGCGTTCGAGGCCGAACGCTGCGTCGTCATGTTCCCGGCCGGACGCCTCGCCCGCGTCGGCGCCGACGGCCGGCTGACCGATCCCGAATGGGCCGCCACCGCCGCCTCCCTGGCCCGCAAATACGAAGCGCCGGTCATTCCGATCCATGTCGCCGGTCCGACCAGCCGCCTGTTCCACCTGTTCGACAAGGTGTCCCAGGAGCTGCGCGACATCACCCTCTTCCACGAACTGCTGAACAAGAAGGGCCGCGCCTTCGACCTGACCGTCGGCCGCCCCATCCCGCCGCTGGCTCTGGACGTCGACGCCCAGGCCGCCACCCTGAAACTCAAGATCTTCATCGAGCGGACCCTGGCCGCCGATCCCGACGCGACCTTCGCATGACGACCTTTTCCCTCCCCGACGCCGAGGCCACCACCCGCCTCGGCGAAGCGATCGCTCCCCTGCTGGCGCCGGGCGAAGCCGTCCTGCTCTACGGCCCCTTGGGCATGGGCAAGTCGACGCTGGCGCGCGGCCTGATCCGCGCCCTGACGCGCCCGGACGAGGACGTGCCGTCGCCGACCTTCACCCTGGTCCAGTTCTACGAGAGCGACCCGCCCATCGCCCATTTCGACCTCTATCGCCTGACCCGCCCCGAGGAAGCCTTCGAGGTCGGCCTCGACGAGGCGCTGGACGAGGGCTGCGCCCTGATCGAATGGCCCGAACGCCTGGGCGAGAATCCCAGCCATATGCTCGGGCCCGACCGGCTGACGATCACCATCGCCGAAGACGGCGAGGGCCGCCTTGCGACCGTATCTGGCGCAGGCGCGTGGGAAGCGAAACTGAAGGAACTCCATGTCTGACCGCGAAGCCCTCCGTCTCGATTTCCTGCGCTCGGCCGGTCTGGCCGAAGCCGTCCGCGCGCCCCTGCCCGGCGACGCCTCGACGCGCCGTTACGAGCGGCTGACCACGGCCTCGGGCGCCACCCTGATGCTGATGGATCAGGCCCCCGCCGCCGAGAGCCGGCCCTGCGATCCCTCGTGGACGCCGGAACAGCGCCACGCCCACGGCTGGAACGCCGTCGCCCGCCTGTCGGCCGGCCGCATCGAGGCCTTCGCCGCCGTCGCCGCCCACCTGAAATCGCTAGGCCTGTCGGCGCCAGAGATCGTCGCCGTCGACGCCCCCAACGGCCTGGCCGTGATCGAGGATTTCGGCGACACCCTGTTCGCCCGCGTCATCGAGGCCGGCGCCGATCCCGCCCCCCTCTATCGCGCCGCCGTCGAGGCTTTGGCTATCCTGCACGCCGCCCCGACGCCCGAGGTCCTGAGCGGCCCGGCGGGCGACTGGCCCCTGCTGACCTACGACCAGACCGCCCTGCAGGGCGGCGTCGACCTGTTCGTCGATTGGCTGCCCAAGCTGATCCCCGCCCTCAGCTTCGATGACGACGCCATCGCCGAATGGCGCGCGGCCTGGGCCCCGATCACGGCGGCGGGCGAGGCGGGCGCCAGCGTCATGGCCCACCGCGACTATCACGCCGAGAACCTGATCCGGCTGGACGGCCGGACCGGCGCCGCCTCGGTCGGGATGATCGACTTCCAGGACGCGGTGAAAGCCCCTCCGTCGTGGGATCTGCACTCCCTGCTGCAGGACGCCCGCCGCGACGTGGCGCCCGAACTGGAAGCGCTCGCTCTCGACCACTACTTCGCCCTCCGCCCCGAGACCGACCGCGAGGCCTTCATGGCCGCCTACGCCGGTCTGGCCGCCCTGAACGAGGCGCGCATCCTGGGGATCTTCGCCCGCCTGATCGCCCGCGACGGTAAGCCCCGCTACGCCGCCTTCATGCCGCGCATGTGGGCGCACCTGAACGCCAATCTGAAGGCGCCGGGCCTCGAAGCCGTCGCCGCCTGGATGGACCGCCACGTGCCAGAGGATCTACGTCGATGACCGCCCCCACCACCGCCATGGTTCTCGCCGCCGGGCTCGGCACGCGGATGCGCCCCCTGACCAACGACGGGCCCAAGGCGCTGGTCGAGGTCGGCGGCAAGGCGCTGATCGACCATGTTCTCGACCGGCTGGCCGAGGCGGGCGTGACCGACGCCGTGGTCAACGTCCACTGGTTCGCTGACCGGCTGGAAAGCCATCTGGCCGCCCGCACGCGCCCTTCCATCACCATCTCCGACGAGCGCGCCGAACTGCTGGAGACCGGCGGCGGGCTTAAGAAGGCCCGGCCCCTGCTCGGCGACGATCCGGTCTTCGTGGCCAATATCGACAGCGTATGGATCGACCGGGGCGACGCGCTGGGCGACCTCATCCGCCTGTGGGACCCCGCGCGCATGGACGCCGCCCTGCTGCTGGCCCGACGTGAAGGCTCCATCGGCTTCGAGGGCGGCGGCGACTTCTTCTTGGCCAATGACGGCGCCCTGACCTTCCGGGGCGAGGCGGCCAGCGCGCCCTACGCCTATATGGGCGTCCACATCACCCGCCCCGATTACGCCGACCATGGCCCCGACGGCCCCTTCTCCCTCAGCCCCCTGTGGCGCGCCTCCGCCGCCGAGGGACGACTGTTCGGCTGCGTGCTGGACGGCGACTGGATGCACGTCGGCGACCCGCAGGCGCGCGATGAAGCCGAGGCCCGGCTGAAGGCGGAGACCTGACCATGACGGGGGGGCGCTTCGATCCATTCGCCGGAAGCGGGCCGCGCTGGCGCGCCGTGCCCGCCTGGCGGCCCTTCCTCGAAGACCTCGCCGCCGGGGTGCTGGACTGGCTGGGCGACGCCCCGCCCGAGGCCCTGACCGACGCCACCATCCTGCTGCCCAACCGCCGCGCCGCCCGCGCCTTCTCCTTCGCGCTCGGCAAGCTGGCGGGCGAGCGCCCCGTCCTGCTGCCTCAGGTGCGGCCGCTCGGCGATCTGGAAGAGGACGAGTCCCCCTTCGCCCCCGGCGAACTGGGCCTCGACCTGCCGCCCGCGATCGCCCCCCTGACGCGCCGCTTCGAGATGGCGCGGATGATCGCCGAAGACTTTCAGCCGGGGATGAAGCCCCTGCGCGCGCTCGAAATGGCCGATGCGCTCGGCGCCTTCCTCGATTCCTGCCAGCTGGAGGAAGTCTCCGACCTGTCGCGCGTCGCCACCCTGGCCGAACAGGACCTGGCCGAGCACTGGCGCGAGAGCGCGCGCTTCCTCGGCCTCGCTGTCGAGGCCTGGCCCAAGCGGCTGGAGGCGCTGGGCCTGGTCGATCCGGCCTGGCGCCGCGCGACCCTGCTGCGCCGTCTGGCTGAGGCGTGGGACGCCCGCCCGCCGCAAGCCCCCGTCATCGCCGCCGGGTCCACCGGCACCGTGCCCGCCGCCGCCGATGTGCTGAAGGCCGTGGCGAAAGCGCCGCAGGGCGTGGTCGTCCTGCCCGGCCTCGACCTCGATCTGGCCGCCGACGCCTGGGACCGCATCGACGACCAGCATCCGCAGGCCGCGCTGAAGGCCCTGCTGACCCGCGCCGAGATCGCGCGCGAGGCCGTCCAGCCGTGGTTCCAACCGGCGCTCGAGCCTTCCGTCGAAGCGCGCGGCCTAGCCCGCCAACGCCTGGTCAACGAAGCCCTGCGCCCCGCAGACGCCACCGACGACTGGCGGGCCGAGATCAAGCGCCTGCGCGCCCGCTCGGCCGAAGCCGGCCGCGCCGCCGACCCCATCGCCGAGGGCCTGTCGGGCCTGACCGTCCTGTCCGCCCGCGCCGAGGAGGAGGCGGCGACCGCCGTCGCCCTGATGATGCGCGAGAGCCTGGAACAGCGCGGCCCCGACGGCCGCCCGATCACCTGCGCCCTGGTGACGCCGGACCTGCAGCTGTCGCGCCGGGTCGAGGCGCGGCTGGCGCGCTGGGGCATCGTCCCGGACTCCTCCACCGGCCAGCCGCTGTCGCGGATGACGGCGGGCGTGCTGGTCGACCTCGGCGCCCGCTTCCTGGCCGAGCCGCTGAAGCCGCAGACCCTGCTGGCCCTGCTGAAACACCCGCTGGTCCGCCTCGATCTGGGCGAGACGACGCTCACCGACGCCGCCGAGGCGCTGGAGGAGCACGCCCTGCGCGGCCCGCGCCCTCGCCGCTGGTCCCAACTTCACGAACGCCTGCTGAAGGCGGCCCAGCCCCGGCGCGGCGGCCTGCCGTTGGCCGACTGGAAGCTGGCCCGGTTGAAGGGCGCGCAGGCCCTCGCCGACCGGCTGGAGGCTCTGGCGACCGCCCGCCCCTGTCCGCCGGACGAGGCGGCCCGCACCCTGGCCGCCCTGATCGAAACCCTGGCGGGTCAGAACGCCTGGGCCGGGCCGGACGGCGAGGCGGCGGCCTCTCTGCTGTCGGCCCTGATCGAGGGCGGCGGTCCGCTGGGCCAGACCTCGCCCGCCGAGTTCGCCGACCTGATCGCCGCCTTGTTGGTCGAGACCACGGTGCGCACCGGCGGCGCCACCCATCCGTCGCTTCGCATCCTGGGCGCCATCGAGGCGCGGCTGGCGCGGGCCGACCGCATGATCCTGGCCGGGCTGGAGGAGGGCGTCTGGCCCAACGCCGCCCCGGTCGATCCCTTCCTGTCGCGGCCGATGCGCGCCGCCCTGCCCCTGCCCGCGCCCGAGCGGCGTCTGGGCCAGACGGCGCAGGACTTCGTCCAGGCCGCCTGCGCCGACGAGGCGATCCTGGTCCACTGCGAACGGCGCGGCGGCCAGCCCGCCGTGCGATCGCGCTGGCTGTGGCGGCTGGAGATGCTGACGCGCGGCGCCAACGCCTCGGACACCCCCGTCAAGCTCAGCGCCCCCGCGGGCGTCGCCAACTGGACCCGCGCCCTCGACGCCCCGCTGCCCGGCCCGGCCCGTCTGGCCCCGCGCCCCGCGCCCACGCCCCCGGTCGAGCGCCGCCCGCGCAGCCTCTATGTCACCGGCGTCGAGCGCTGGGTCCGCGACCCCTACGCCCTCTACGCCCGTCGCATCCTCAACCTCGAACCGATGGAGCGCCCCGGCGCCTCGGCCGAGGCCCTGGCGCGCGGCAACGCCGTGCACAAGGCCATCGAGCGCCTGACGGAGGACTGGCCTGACTGGCTGCCCGACGATCTCGACGCGGTGATCGAGCGCCTGCTGCTTGAGGAGCTGGGCGCCCACGGCTTCGAGGACGCCGCCATGGCCCGCGAGGCGCCGCTGGCGAAAAACGCCGCCCGCTGGCTGGCCGGGTTCGAGACCGAGCGCCGCGCGCGCGGCGTGGCCCTGTTGATCGAGCAGCAGGGCGCCCTGACCTTTGACGCGCCGGGCGGCCCCTTCACGCTCAAGGCCTACGCCGACCGCATCGAGGTCGGCGCCCTGTCGGCCGCCGTCATGGACTTCAAGACCGGCCAGGTCCCCACCGCCAAGCAGATCAAGGCGGGCTTCGCCCCCCAGCTGACCCTGACCGGCGCCATCCTGGCCGCCGGCGGCTTCGAAAAGACCAACGGCCCCGTGCCGCCGGAGGAGCTGACCTACGTCCGCGTCGTCGGCCGCAAGAAGGCGGGCGAAGTCGCCGTGCGCGCCGCCGGGCCGGAGGCGCAGATCCTGTCCGACGCCGCGCTGCAAGGCCTGATGGCCCGCGTCGCCGAGTTCGACCGGCCGGAGACGCCCTACCTCTCCTGGGCGGCGCCGCATCTGATGGGCAGCTACAGCCCCTACAACCTGCTGGCCCGCGTCTGGGAATGGCACGTCATCGGCGGCGCCGAGGAAGGAGAGGCGGAATGAACCTCCACGTCCGGCCCGAAGACGCCCTCAATCCCCAGACCCGCGCCGCCGACCCGGCCCGCTCGGTCTTCGTCACCGCCAACGCCGGATCGGGCAAGACCACCACCCTGGTCAGCCGGGTGGCGCGCCTGCTGCTGGGCGGCGCCGCGCCCTCGGCCATCCTGTGCGTGACCTACACCAAGGCCGCCGCCGCCGAGATGCAGGCCCGCCTGTTCGAGACGCTCGGCAAATGGGCCGTCATGGACGACGGCGAACTGTCGGCCGAACTGGCGAGACTGGACGACAGC
The nucleotide sequence above comes from Brevundimonas naejangsanensis. Encoded proteins:
- a CDS encoding SRPBCC family protein; the protein is MVRHLFPLAVAAALLAGIAPASAEVKSAAPHGFEVGGTVAIAAPPARVWAVLTAPDAWWSRDHRWFKGSTLSLDLSPGGCWCERAADGRVSRHLETALVEPGTKLVLQGGLGPLQGQGAAGGLSFTLKPEGEGATLTWTYVVGGYASGGLEAWAAPVDGVLSAQLANLKTRAEAGD
- a CDS encoding winged helix-turn-helix domain-containing protein; translated protein: MAGTSQGETFDIGRIDEVIHGRVRLGIMAYLSGVDSADFNELKARLQTTDGNLSVHLRKLEEAGFVAVSKTFQGRKPLTRASMTEGGRDAFLAYLDAMSALVAVR
- a CDS encoding alpha/beta hydrolase fold domain-containing protein, producing MTRRGLLAPLLATAAAAACAPLAGPGVTPAPLGPPGWRTARAAYGADPRQSLSLHRPARAHRLPILVLLPHGAPDAAEERAARDLAEGGFVVILADRRAAPGSPYPAFIADTAAAVAWAGRRAEDLGGDARRIGVLGQGEGGRAALMLALDRRYLAAAGAPGAVRAAAALGAPERPDATFTDPSAYGGAKDAAATWRGAAGDMAGAVAFLRGALG
- the tsaE gene encoding tRNA (adenosine(37)-N6)-threonylcarbamoyltransferase complex ATPase subunit type 1 TsaE, giving the protein MTTFSLPDAEATTRLGEAIAPLLAPGEAVLLYGPLGMGKSTLARGLIRALTRPDEDVPSPTFTLVQFYESDPPIAHFDLYRLTRPEEAFEVGLDEALDEGCALIEWPERLGENPSHMLGPDRLTITIAEDGEGRLATVSGAGAWEAKLKELHV
- a CDS encoding alpha/beta hydrolase family protein, which encodes MRRLPHLLSGLSAVALLTATALPALAEAPAAPAAATQAARPDARQTARPAFTYQDMISANRLGDPQASPDGEWVVYALTQTDVAANRRSSALYLLSLKGEGEAQKLAISEGGANTARWGADGKLYFLSSRSGSSQVWVSADKGATATQVTALPTDVNAYRVNAAGDAVAVSLAVYPDAADLNASVARGKVEGEKKSTGQVYDRMFVRHWDAWNDHTQNHLFVQAIGADGKAGGDPVWVTKGFDGDTPSKPFGDESEFTFAPDGRSLVFSARQAGNSEPWSTNFDLYQVAVDAPGQLTNLTEANPAWDTGPVFSPDGQTLAYRAMARPGFEADKYSIFLRDTATGQTRQIAANWDRSADSLQWSKDGKTLYVTAGDVGQTRLFAIDARNGVVMPLTGEGHVGAFAQTPAGFVYALDTLTSPADLYFKTWRGREMPRRLTNVNPQLANKAFGQFEQFSFSGWNDETVHGYVIKPANYVEGQKYPVAFLIHGGPQGSFGNSWSYRWNPETYAGAGYAVVMIDFHGSTGYGQDFTDSISQHWGDRPLEDLQKGWAFAQSKYDFLDGDNACALGASYGGYMINWIAGNWTGEFKCLVNHDGVFDTFGMGYSTEELWFTEWEYGGTPWENPEGYQKFNPANHVQNWRDPMLVIQGDLDFRIPTAQSLSTFTALQRRGIDSRLVFFPNENHWVLKPANSLQWHNEVFGWLDKHLAR
- a CDS encoding 1-acyl-sn-glycerol-3-phosphate acyltransferase — encoded protein: MTSSPHIVDTLIAERAPRLTGSVAWPLARPALYGLLDYAKARRMADAIGPMAGRQALDHVSDLLELAVRTQALERLPVSGRCLVICNHPTGIADGLAVHDALRTVRDDLIYFANADALRVSPRLSETVIPVEWVTAKRTREKTRATLQAAKEAFEAERCVVMFPAGRLARVGADGRLTDPEWAATAASLARKYEAPVIPIHVAGPTSRLFHLFDKVSQELRDITLFHELLNKKGRAFDLTVGRPIPPLALDVDAQAATLKLKIFIERTLAADPDATFA
- a CDS encoding AMP nucleosidase; this encodes MTDKMTPQAALDRLETLYNQSVANLRQAVKVFLATGERAEPEARAAGLFAYPRLTVTWHGERPQNLETRAYGRLSWPGVYSTTITRPDLFRTYLLDQLTLLAAEYGAEFAVEPSDQEIPFPYVLDGSDVVLDRTMTAAIARWFPTTELAHIGDEVSDGLWEPGEEHPLAQFDALRTDFSLARLRHYTGTPVEDVQSFILFTNYNRYVDEFVRWATAQIADPDSPYESLSCAGGVAVTRATDDPEAAIMDAAWRKHQMPAYHLTRPDGQGITLVNIGVGPSNAKTICDHLAVMRPHAWMMIGHCGGLRGSQTIGDYVLAHAYLRDDHVLDAVLPADIPIPNIAEVQRALYDATKLVSGAPGEEVKKRLRTGTVVTTDDRNWELRYSKSALRFNQSRAVAIDMESATIAAQGYRFRVPYGTLLCVSDKPLHGEIKLPGQANRFYEGSISEHLQIGIQAVELLRAEGTRLHSRKLRAFDEPPFR